A DNA window from Panthera tigris isolate Pti1 chromosome X, P.tigris_Pti1_mat1.1, whole genome shotgun sequence contains the following coding sequences:
- the LOC102950611 gene encoding melanoma-associated antigen B16-like, protein MPLPQKSPQYSCDRCLPARTVTQGLEDAHDSKALEETCLSSHPLMPGTSKKAPGAGIPSNPENPQSFCSSSIAITTTSTSELNEGSNSQEEEDSTSGAGPDAKNVPIDALDKMVALSVDFMLFKYLKKELMTKADMKIIIKGYEEHFAEVFLKASERMEMVFGLDVKEVDPINHCYAFFIKLGLTYDGVLHGKEGIPKTGVLILILGVIFMKGNSATEKEVWEVLKLTGIYPGRKHSLFGDPRKLITQDFVKEKYLEYRQVANSDPAQFEFLWGSRAHAETTKMKVLEFLAKVHGTDPSSFPSQYEEALQEEEEERTRARMSAMAISTSVATTSF, encoded by the coding sequence ATGCCTCTGCCCCAGAAGAGTCCACAATACTCGTGTGATCGATGCCTTCCAGCCCGCACTGTGACCCAGGGCCTGGAGGATGCACACGACTCCAAGGCTCTGGAGGAGAcctgtctctcttcccatccTCTAATGCCTGGCACttcgaagaaggctccaggtgcTGGTATACCCAGCAACCCTGAGAATCCTCAGAGTTTCTGCTCCTCTTCCATTGCCATCACAACCACCTCAACAAGTGAGCTGAATGAGGGCTCCAATAGCCAAGAAGAGGAGGATAGCACCTCAGGGGCTGGGCCAGATGCCAAGAATGTGCCCATAGATGCTCTAGATAAGATGGTGGCTTTGTCGGTGGATTTCATGCTGTTCAAGTATCTAAAGAAAGAGCTCATGACGAAGGCAGATATGAAGATCATCATCAAAGGGTATGAAGAGCACTTCGCTGAGGTCTTCCTGAAAGCCTCTGAGCGCATGGAGATGGTCTTCGGCCTTGATGTGAAGGAAGTGGATCCCATCAACCACTGCTATGCCTTCTTCATCAAATTGGGCCTCACCTATGATGGGGTGCTGCATGGTAAAGAGGGCATACCCAAGACGGGTGTCCTGATACTTATCCTGGGTGTGATCTTCATGAAGGGCAACAGTGCCACTGAAAAGGAAGTCTGGGAAGTTCTGAAGTTGACGGGGATATATCCCGGGAGGAAGCACTCCCTCTTTGGGGACCCCAGGAAGCTCATCACCCAAGATTTCGTGAAGGAAAAGTACCTGGAATACCGCCAGGTGGCCAACAGTGATCCCGCACAATTTGAATTCCTCTGGGGCTCGAGAGCCCACGCTGAAACCACCAAGATGAAAGTCCTGGAGTTTCTGGCCAAGGTTCATGGGACTGACCCAAGTTCTTTCCCATCTCAGTATGAGGAGGCTttgcaagaagaagaagaagagagaacccGAGCCAGAATGTCAGCCATGGCTATCTCTACTTCTGTGGCCACTACAAGTTTCTAG